A single genomic interval of Saccharothrix saharensis harbors:
- a CDS encoding SRPBCC family protein, whose amino-acid sequence MIEVRWAVPTSVERVFAVLADGWSYAGWVVGAAHIREVDPGWPGTGTRIHHSVGAWPVAVKDVTKVLNVDPPRMLELEARLWPLGAARIRFTLAPTADGCEVTMAEEATKGPLSLLPASAQALFLTPRNRESLRRLADQATRRGTL is encoded by the coding sequence ATGATCGAGGTGCGCTGGGCGGTGCCCACGTCGGTGGAGCGGGTGTTCGCGGTGCTGGCCGACGGCTGGTCGTACGCGGGCTGGGTGGTGGGCGCGGCGCACATCCGCGAGGTCGACCCGGGCTGGCCGGGCACCGGCACGCGGATCCACCACAGCGTCGGCGCGTGGCCGGTGGCGGTCAAGGACGTCACCAAGGTCCTGAACGTCGACCCACCCCGGATGCTCGAACTGGAAGCCCGCCTGTGGCCCCTGGGAGCCGCGCGCATCCGCTTCACCCTCGCCCCGACCGCCGACGGCTGCGAGGTCACCATGGCCGAAGAGGCCACCAAGGGCCCCCTCTCCCTCCTCCCGGCCTCGGCCCAAGCCCTCTTCCTGACCCCTCGCAACCGCGAATCCCTGCGCCGCCTCGCCGACCAAGCCACCCGCCGCGGCACCCTCTAA